One stretch of Pararhizobium qamdonense DNA includes these proteins:
- a CDS encoding alkaline phosphatase, translating to MRMLLSALAATTFLAGAAQATTVYPLDRATILAGSPFDFKVEFKSVVKPEDVKITVNGQDYKTVLGQEAEFVAEEKGKEDKVLGSAMIARGLVLPAEGAYTIEVTAGSESKSVTWDVYNTGETQKAKNVIFLIADGFSVAHRTAARIMSKGMSEGKANGRLNLDDVPPAAFIGTSATDAVATDSANTMSAYMTGHKTAVNAIGVYADRTPDSFDDPKVETLAEAIRRQTKKSIGIVSTAELQDATPAAVVAHTRKRGDKAEINGMLFDVKPDVLLGGGSAYFLPQATPGSKRKDDKDYVKLFQEAGYTLATDKTELATAAGTNTGKILGIFHTGNMDTTLDREFLKKGTVGKFPNQPGLVEMTTVALDNLSKNPEGFFLMVEAANIDKMSHPLDWDRAVVDTIEFDKAIGVAREFAAKNPDTLIVVTGDHTHGVSIIGTVDDEKPGTDMREKVGTYASAGFPNYTDENNDGYPDKVDVTRRLFLNANNGPDHYETFRPKLDGPFVPAIQNENKEYIANEAYKDVPGAVFVAGNIPKEGDSGVHAVDDVVLQAIGPGSEGFNGYLEQSDVYRVLVDTMALGVKQTN from the coding sequence ATGCGTATGCTTCTGTCGGCGCTCGCCGCCACGACATTCCTCGCTGGGGCCGCACAGGCCACCACAGTTTATCCGCTCGACCGCGCAACCATCCTTGCCGGCTCGCCCTTCGATTTCAAGGTCGAGTTCAAGTCGGTCGTGAAGCCCGAAGACGTCAAGATCACCGTCAATGGCCAGGATTACAAGACCGTGCTCGGCCAGGAAGCCGAATTTGTCGCTGAAGAAAAAGGCAAGGAAGACAAGGTCTTGGGATCGGCGATGATCGCCCGCGGTCTCGTTCTGCCGGCCGAAGGCGCCTACACGATCGAAGTGACCGCCGGTTCTGAATCGAAGTCGGTCACCTGGGATGTCTACAATACCGGCGAAACCCAGAAGGCAAAGAACGTCATCTTCCTGATCGCTGACGGTTTCTCGGTCGCGCATCGCACCGCCGCCCGCATCATGTCCAAGGGCATGTCGGAAGGCAAGGCAAACGGCCGTCTGAACCTCGATGACGTGCCACCGGCCGCCTTCATCGGCACCTCTGCAACCGATGCGGTTGCCACTGATTCCGCCAATACCATGTCCGCCTATATGACCGGCCACAAGACGGCCGTGAACGCCATCGGCGTCTATGCCGACCGTACCCCGGATTCGTTTGACGATCCGAAGGTTGAGACGCTCGCAGAAGCCATTCGCCGCCAGACCAAGAAGTCGATCGGCATCGTTTCGACCGCCGAACTGCAGGATGCGACACCGGCAGCCGTCGTTGCCCATACCCGCAAGCGCGGCGACAAGGCCGAGATCAACGGCATGCTGTTCGACGTGAAGCCGGATGTGCTGCTCGGTGGCGGCTCTGCCTACTTCCTGCCGCAGGCGACGCCGGGCTCGAAGCGCAAGGACGACAAGGACTATGTCAAGCTGTTCCAGGAAGCCGGTTACACGCTCGCAACCGACAAGACCGAACTGGCAACTGCGGCCGGCACCAATACCGGCAAGATCCTCGGCATCTTCCACACCGGCAACATGGACACCACGCTCGACCGCGAATTCCTCAAGAAGGGCACAGTCGGGAAATTTCCAAACCAGCCCGGCCTCGTCGAGATGACCACTGTCGCGCTCGATAACCTGTCGAAAAATCCGGAAGGCTTCTTCCTGATGGTTGAAGCCGCCAATATCGACAAGATGTCCCACCCGCTCGACTGGGATCGTGCCGTCGTCGATACGATCGAGTTTGACAAGGCGATCGGTGTCGCCCGTGAATTTGCGGCCAAAAACCCCGACACGCTGATCGTCGTCACCGGCGACCACACGCATGGCGTTTCAATCATCGGCACCGTCGATGACGAAAAGCCGGGCACCGACATGCGCGAAAAGGTCGGCACCTACGCAAGCGCCGGCTTCCCGAACTATACCGACGAAAATAACGATGGTTATCCGGACAAGGTCGATGTGACCCGCCGCCTGTTCCTGAACGCCAACAACGGCCCGGATCATTACGAAACCTTCCGCCCGAAGCTGGATGGCCCGTTCGTTCCGGCGATCCAGAATGAAAATAAGGAATATATCGCCAACGAAGCCTACAAGGATGTGCCCGGCGCAGTCTTCGTCGCCGGTAATATTCCAAAGGAAGGCGATTCGGGCGTCCACGCCGTCGATGACGTCGTGCTGCAGGCCATCGGTCCCGGCTCGGAAGGCTTCAACGGCTACCTGGAGCAGAGCGACGTCTATCGCGTCCTCGTGGATACCATGGCGCTCGGCGTGAAGCAGACCAACTGA
- a CDS encoding ABC transporter ATP-binding protein encodes MLSLDLTSVSVSYSGLPTPVLDIASLSIEAGSRVAITGASGSGKSTLVNVLTGLERCAPGGSVRWGGVDIAEMSERSRDRWRGAHIGLVMQDFHLFPGLSAIDNILLPARLSRAVKLGDPDRALMLLYAVGLSRAAQKIETMSRGEMQRVAIARALLRKPGVLIADEPTASLDSESGDAVARLLIDLSVRNESTLIVVSHDQRLSGRLNRRITLSAGRIASDREHREKAA; translated from the coding sequence ATGCTGTCGCTCGATCTTACCTCCGTTTCCGTATCCTATAGCGGCCTGCCCACGCCCGTTCTCGATATCGCCTCGCTGTCCATCGAGGCCGGCAGCCGTGTTGCGATTACCGGTGCCTCGGGTTCCGGCAAGAGCACGCTGGTCAACGTGCTGACCGGACTTGAGCGATGCGCTCCGGGCGGCTCCGTCCGCTGGGGTGGCGTTGATATCGCTGAAATGTCCGAGCGCAGCCGCGATCGCTGGCGTGGCGCGCATATCGGCCTCGTGATGCAGGATTTCCATCTCTTCCCCGGCTTGAGCGCGATCGACAACATCCTTTTGCCCGCCCGCCTGTCACGCGCGGTAAAGCTCGGTGATCCCGACCGGGCGCTGATGCTACTCTATGCCGTCGGGCTTAGCCGCGCTGCCCAAAAGATCGAGACCATGTCGCGTGGTGAAATGCAGCGCGTTGCAATTGCACGCGCACTGCTTCGCAAGCCCGGTGTCCTGATCGCCGACGAGCCGACGGCAAGCCTTGACAGCGAAAGCGGCGATGCCGTCGCCCGGTTGTTGATCGATCTGTCCGTGCGCAACGAGAGCACGCTGATCGTCGTCTCGCATGACCAGCGGCTGAGCGGCCGGCTGAATCGCCGCATCACGCTGTCGGCCGGCCGTATCGCATCGGATCGAGAGCACCGGGAGAAGGCGGCATGA
- a CDS encoding ABC transporter permease, with the protein MTRFILSDLRRLWLGSLVVVLLIAFATALGVAVTLQERALRLGSARAADRFDLVIGAPGSETQLLLSSVFLQPSPLPLMSGDVLGKLASDPRVSWAAPVGFGDSFSGYPIVGTSMALVNNLSAMPEGRVFSKAGEAVIGAAVSLPLGYEVKPTHGLAALGGETHTELAYRITGRMAPTGTSWDRAILVPIQSVWSLHGMGGDGHSAEAEGTAEEPGHDAHAGHAHAHVDPDAPIDEHWTAQTPGLPAILVKPKTIADAYKLRQDYRGNGTLAVFPGEVLTNLYGTLGDAKRVLSAVAVGAQILVAVAVLMVTVMHIGQRRRQIGALRALGAPRSAVLVIVWLELFMLIALGIILGFAFGYGAAILLSMLFSGESGIVLPVGFIRSDLASVAAIALFSAVLALAPALLAYRQSPAAALRA; encoded by the coding sequence ATGACCCGTTTCATCCTTTCGGATCTGCGCCGTCTCTGGCTGGGATCGCTGGTCGTCGTGCTTTTGATCGCCTTTGCCACGGCGCTCGGCGTGGCCGTCACCTTGCAGGAGCGGGCACTGAGGCTCGGCAGCGCCCGTGCCGCCGACCGTTTCGATCTCGTTATCGGCGCTCCCGGCAGTGAAACGCAGTTGCTGCTGTCCTCCGTCTTCCTGCAACCCTCCCCCCTGCCCCTGATGTCGGGAGATGTGCTGGGCAAGCTCGCCAGCGATCCGCGCGTCTCCTGGGCGGCACCCGTCGGCTTCGGCGATTCCTTTTCCGGCTATCCCATCGTCGGCACGTCTATGGCACTCGTCAACAATCTATCGGCGATGCCGGAGGGGCGCGTATTCTCAAAGGCGGGCGAAGCCGTCATCGGTGCCGCTGTGTCACTGCCGCTCGGCTATGAGGTGAAACCCACGCATGGGCTCGCAGCGCTGGGGGGCGAAACGCATACCGAACTTGCCTATCGCATCACCGGCCGCATGGCACCCACCGGCACGTCCTGGGACCGGGCAATCCTGGTGCCGATCCAATCGGTCTGGAGCCTGCATGGAATGGGCGGCGACGGTCACTCTGCAGAAGCGGAAGGGACGGCAGAGGAGCCCGGACATGACGCTCATGCCGGTCACGCGCATGCTCATGTCGATCCCGATGCGCCGATCGACGAGCATTGGACGGCGCAAACACCCGGACTTCCGGCCATCCTCGTCAAGCCCAAGACCATTGCCGACGCCTATAAGCTGCGGCAGGACTATCGCGGCAATGGCACGCTTGCCGTGTTCCCGGGCGAGGTGCTGACCAATCTCTACGGGACGCTCGGTGATGCCAAGCGCGTCCTGTCCGCCGTCGCTGTTGGTGCACAGATTCTCGTTGCCGTCGCCGTGCTGATGGTCACCGTCATGCATATCGGCCAGCGCCGCCGCCAGATCGGGGCGCTGAGGGCGCTCGGTGCGCCGCGATCGGCCGTGCTGGTGATCGTCTGGCTGGAACTGTTCATGCTGATTGCACTTGGCATCATTCTTGGCTTTGCGTTCGGCTATGGCGCCGCGATCCTGCTGTCCATGCTGTTTTCGGGCGAAAGCGGCATCGTCCTGCCTGTCGGTTTCATCCGCAGCGATCTGGCAAGCGTCGCCGCCATCGCGCTGTTTTCCGCCGTCCTGGCGCTGGCCCCGGCACTTCTCGCCTATCGCCAGTCCCCGGCTGCGGCCCTTCGGGCCTGA
- a CDS encoding MFS transporter, whose amino-acid sequence MADVAVAPGAKAAPMTGEQKKVIFASSLGTIFEWYDFYLYGSLAVYIGATFFSQYPETTRNIFALLAFAAGFLVRPFGALVFGRLGDLVGRKYTFLVTIVIMGLSTFLVGILPGAASIGIAAPILLIVLRMLQGLALGGEYGGAATYVAEHAPQGRRGYFTSWIQTTATLGLFLSLVVIVAVQMILGKEAFAAWGWRIPFLLSFILLGVSVWIRMKMNESPAFKKMKEEGKGSKAPLTEAFGQWRNAKIALLALFGAVVGQAVVWYTGQFYALFFLQNILKVDGQSANIMVAISLLIGTGFFVLFGALSDKIGRKPIIMAGLVLAMLTYFPLFKALTWAGNPALAEAQETIRATVTAAPDDCKFQFNPTGTAKFTTSCDIATSFLTRNSVPYDVVPGPAGSAATVKIGDETVTGYDAIAAGDQAKASGAAFEKQINIALHDAGYPLVRGAAKVPESKLDGFVAANPELTLDATAVRAGNKASMTGEELVAAKLLTAEEAAGVTEMPVYTIDKGGSFTMVADPARVSWITVIAVLTVLVIYVTMVYGPIAALLVELFPTRIRYTGMSLPYHIGNGWFGGLLPATAFAMSAAQGDIYYGLWYPIVFAGITLVIGILFLPETKDRDIHAMD is encoded by the coding sequence ATGGCAGATGTCGCAGTAGCGCCCGGTGCAAAGGCTGCACCGATGACCGGCGAGCAGAAGAAGGTGATTTTCGCCTCTTCGCTCGGCACGATCTTCGAGTGGTATGATTTCTATCTCTACGGTTCGCTGGCCGTCTACATCGGCGCAACCTTCTTTTCCCAATATCCCGAAACCACCCGCAACATCTTCGCCTTGCTCGCCTTTGCGGCAGGCTTTCTCGTGCGTCCGTTCGGCGCGCTGGTCTTTGGACGTCTGGGCGATCTCGTCGGGCGCAAATATACCTTCCTCGTCACCATCGTCATCATGGGCCTGTCGACATTCCTCGTCGGCATCCTGCCCGGTGCCGCCTCGATCGGCATCGCCGCTCCGATCCTTCTGATCGTGCTGCGCATGCTGCAAGGCCTGGCGCTCGGCGGCGAATATGGTGGTGCGGCAACCTATGTGGCCGAACATGCGCCACAGGGCCGTCGCGGCTATTTCACCTCCTGGATCCAGACGACGGCAACGCTTGGCCTGTTCCTGTCACTGGTCGTCATCGTTGCCGTGCAGATGATACTGGGCAAGGAAGCCTTTGCGGCCTGGGGCTGGCGCATTCCGTTCCTGCTGTCGTTCATCCTGCTTGGCGTTTCCGTCTGGATCCGCATGAAGATGAATGAGTCGCCCGCTTTCAAAAAGATGAAGGAAGAAGGCAAGGGCTCAAAGGCGCCGCTGACGGAAGCCTTCGGCCAGTGGAGAAACGCCAAGATCGCGCTTCTCGCCCTGTTCGGCGCCGTCGTCGGCCAGGCTGTTGTCTGGTATACCGGTCAGTTCTACGCGCTGTTCTTCCTGCAGAACATCCTGAAGGTGGACGGCCAGTCGGCCAATATCATGGTCGCCATCTCGCTGCTGATCGGCACGGGCTTCTTCGTTCTGTTCGGCGCGCTGTCGGACAAGATCGGCCGCAAGCCGATCATCATGGCTGGACTGGTGCTCGCCATGCTCACCTATTTCCCGCTGTTCAAGGCGCTGACCTGGGCCGGCAATCCGGCGCTTGCGGAAGCCCAGGAAACCATCCGGGCAACCGTCACTGCCGCTCCGGATGACTGCAAGTTCCAGTTCAACCCGACCGGCACGGCCAAGTTCACGACCTCCTGCGATATCGCAACGTCGTTCCTGACCCGCAATTCGGTACCCTATGATGTCGTCCCCGGCCCGGCCGGCTCGGCAGCAACGGTCAAGATCGGCGATGAAACGGTCACTGGCTATGACGCGATTGCCGCTGGCGACCAGGCCAAGGCTTCAGGTGCCGCCTTTGAAAAGCAGATCAACATTGCGCTCCACGACGCCGGCTATCCGCTGGTACGAGGCGCTGCAAAGGTTCCGGAAAGCAAGCTTGACGGCTTCGTGGCCGCCAATCCGGAACTGACGCTCGATGCCACTGCCGTTCGCGCAGGCAACAAGGCCAGCATGACCGGCGAAGAGCTGGTTGCAGCCAAGCTCCTGACGGCGGAAGAGGCTGCAGGCGTGACCGAAATGCCGGTTTACACCATCGACAAGGGCGGCTCCTTCACCATGGTTGCCGATCCTGCCCGCGTCAGCTGGATTACCGTCATCGCCGTGCTCACCGTGCTCGTCATCTATGTGACGATGGTCTACGGCCCGATTGCAGCGCTTCTGGTCGAACTCTTCCCGACCCGCATCCGCTACACCGGCATGTCCCTGCCCTACCATATCGGTAACGGCTGGTTCGGTGGCCTGCTTCCGGCAACGGCATTTGCGATGAGTGCCGCCCAGGGCGATATCTATTACGGCCTCTGGTACCCGATCGTGTTTGCGGGCATCACCCTGGTGATCGGTATTCTGTTCCTGCCCGAAACCAAGGATCGCGATATCCACGCCATGGATTGA
- a CDS encoding phosphatase PAP2 family protein — translation MNRPLSSSLWLLLAAAILVVALLPFDGTLSQTAQALPGGVVAFNKQITDFGTFAWMIYGSGSVVIVAYILHRVSRSEGFSSKSKTGWRLALYFLVTIGSASIVVHLAKLIIGRARPELFAEYGAHSLSFFSGHDWVFQSFPSGHSAAVGSFFGAFSMLAPRLRIVFVIGALAIGISRVIVGAHYPSDVAAGLLVGLWTALMTAFFFARKNWLFRLDEAGWPRPKNSSQPKPLA, via the coding sequence ATGAACCGACCGCTTTCCTCATCTCTCTGGCTGCTTCTGGCGGCTGCCATCCTCGTCGTGGCGCTGCTGCCGTTTGACGGCACTCTGTCGCAAACGGCGCAGGCTTTGCCGGGCGGTGTTGTCGCTTTCAACAAACAGATCACCGATTTCGGCACCTTTGCCTGGATGATCTACGGTTCCGGCTCTGTCGTCATCGTCGCCTATATTCTCCACCGGGTGTCGCGCAGCGAAGGGTTTTCATCCAAGAGCAAGACCGGCTGGCGGCTGGCTCTGTATTTTCTGGTGACGATTGGCAGTGCGAGCATCGTGGTGCATCTGGCCAAGCTGATCATCGGCCGGGCGCGGCCGGAGCTTTTTGCCGAATATGGCGCCCATAGCCTATCGTTCTTTTCCGGCCATGACTGGGTGTTCCAGAGTTTTCCCTCCGGCCATTCCGCCGCTGTCGGCTCGTTCTTCGGCGCCTTTTCGATGCTGGCGCCACGGCTGCGCATCGTCTTTGTGATCGGAGCGCTGGCCATCGGCATCAGCCGCGTCATTGTCGGCGCCCATTATCCCAGCGATGTGGCGGCGGGCCTGCTGGTCGGATTGTGGACGGCCTTGATGACGGCCTTCTTCTTTGCCCGGAAAAACTGGCTGTTCCGCCTGGATGAGGCCGGCTGGCCGCGGCCGAAGAACAGTTCTCAGCCAAAACCCCTGGCTTGA
- the leuB gene encoding 3-isopropylmalate dehydrogenase, whose product MTERNLFLLPGDGIGPEAMAEVRKIIAYMNAEMAGGFTTDEGLVGGCAYDAHGAAISDADMEKAMAADAVLFGAVGGPKWDDVPYEVRPEAGLLRLRKDMELFANLRPAICYPALSDASSLKPELVEGLDILIVRELTGGVYFGEPKEIIDLGNGQKRGIDTQVYDTYEIERIAGVAFELARTRGNRVCSMEKRNVMKSGVLWNQVVTATHKAKYSDVALDHMLADAGGMQLVRAPKQFDVIVTDNLFGDMLSDVAAMLTGSLGMLPSASLGAPDAKSGKRKALYEPVHGSAPDIAGKGIANPIAMIASFAMCLRYSFNLVKEADTLEKAIANVLDKGIRTGDIMADGARKVGTVEMGDAILAEFKALSA is encoded by the coding sequence ATGACAGAGCGCAATCTTTTCCTTCTGCCCGGCGACGGCATCGGCCCGGAAGCCATGGCGGAAGTCCGCAAAATCATCGCTTACATGAATGCCGAGATGGCCGGTGGCTTCACGACTGATGAAGGCCTGGTCGGCGGTTGCGCCTACGACGCGCATGGGGCGGCGATTTCCGACGCGGACATGGAAAAGGCGATGGCGGCCGATGCGGTGCTGTTTGGTGCCGTCGGCGGTCCGAAATGGGATGATGTGCCCTATGAAGTGCGTCCGGAAGCGGGCCTCCTGCGCCTGCGCAAGGATATGGAGCTGTTTGCCAACCTGCGTCCGGCGATCTGCTATCCGGCGCTCTCGGATGCGTCTTCGCTGAAGCCCGAGCTTGTCGAAGGCCTCGATATCCTGATCGTGCGCGAACTGACCGGCGGCGTCTATTTCGGCGAACCCAAGGAGATCATCGATCTCGGCAACGGCCAGAAGCGCGGCATCGATACGCAGGTTTACGACACCTACGAGATCGAGCGCATTGCAGGCGTTGCCTTCGAGCTGGCCCGCACCCGCGGCAACCGCGTCTGCTCGATGGAAAAGCGCAACGTGATGAAATCCGGCGTGTTGTGGAACCAGGTGGTGACCGCCACGCACAAGGCGAAATATTCCGACGTGGCGCTTGATCACATGCTGGCCGATGCCGGCGGCATGCAGCTTGTTCGTGCGCCAAAACAGTTCGACGTCATCGTCACCGACAACCTGTTCGGCGACATGCTGTCGGATGTTGCCGCCATGCTGACCGGCTCGCTCGGCATGCTGCCATCGGCCTCGCTCGGCGCTCCCGATGCCAAGAGCGGCAAGCGCAAGGCGCTCTATGAACCCGTGCACGGCTCGGCTCCGGACATCGCCGGCAAGGGCATTGCCAACCCGATCGCGATGATCGCCTCGTTTGCCATGTGCCTGCGTTACTCCTTCAACCTCGTGAAGGAAGCCGACACCCTGGAAAAGGCAATCGCCAACGTTCTCGACAAAGGTATCCGCACCGGCGACATCATGGCCGATGGCGCCCGCAAGGTCGGCACGGTCGAAATGGGCGATGCGATCCTGGCCGAGTTCAAGGCGCTTTCGGCGTAA